Proteins found in one Triticum urartu cultivar G1812 chromosome 4, Tu2.1, whole genome shotgun sequence genomic segment:
- the LOC125552023 gene encoding LOW QUALITY PROTEIN: DDB1- and CUL4-associated factor 8-like (The sequence of the model RefSeq protein was modified relative to this genomic sequence to represent the inferred CDS: deleted 2 bases in 1 codon), producing MAAIDEASGRRAASCFFEVGQREIGLSSSRASSCRISGSEGLIVRMSQYGKLRGHSGCVNTISFNPAGDLLVSGSDDTDIILWDWLAKTEKLTYPSGHQQNLFHARVMPFTDDSTIVTVGADGQVRVGQLKQGGEFITKQIGEHHDRAYKMALEPGSPHILYSCGEDGLVQHFDLRSDSPTKLLTCYSFSNRRRRVRLNTIAIDPQNPNYFSIGGSEEYVRLYDFRKINLESSSNMNLPVDTFCPKHLLMGGEVRITGIAYSYSSELLVSYNDELIYLFENYMGLGPNPESTQPEHLDKLEQLQSYSGHRNFRTVKGVSFFGPNNEYVLSGSDCGHVFIWRKKGGEVMRIMRGDKHIVNCIEPHPHFPFLATSGIDNTIKIWTPSSSKVMQLPQYANKVIASNWRERQFYASRGEVTLSADVMMRILRLQSTQSELYANHEPSAADFATGGDETFFIGLGDGDGNQRSNSDPRECIVT from the exons ATGGCCGCTATCGACGAGGCCTCTGGCCGCCGGGCGGCCAGCTGCTTCTTCGAGGTCGGCCAGCGCGAGATCGGCTTATCCAGCTCCCGCGCTTCGTCCTGCCGAATCAGCGGCTCCGAG GGCCTAATTGTGCGGATGAGCCAATATGGAAAGTTGCGAGGTCATAGTGGCTGTGTTAATACTATAAGCTTCAATCCTGCTGGTGACCTCCTTGTGTCTGGTTCAGACGACACAGACATCATACTATGGGACTGGCTTGCTAAAACTGAAAAACTAACTTACCCTTCTGGACATCAACAAAATCTCTTTCATGCTCGTGTGATGCCATTTACAGATGACAGCACCATTGTGACCGTTGGTGCTGATGGCCAG GTTAGGGTGGGACAACTGAAGCAGGGTGGTGAGTTCATAACCAAACAAATTGGGGAGCATCATGATCGTGCGTATAAGATGGCTCTCGAACCAGGAAGTCCTCACATACTTTACAGCTGTGGAGAGGATGGCTTGGTACAACAC TTTGACCTGCGCAGTGATTCACCAACAAAGCTTCTCACCTGCTATTCATTCTCAAATAGAAGGCGCCGT GTAAGACTGAATACCATTGCTATTGACCCACAGAACCCTAATTATTTTTCGATCGGTGGCTCCGAAGAGTATGTACGGCTGTATGATTTTAGGAAAATAAACTTGGAGTCTTCAAGCAATATGAACCTACCAGTTGATACCTTCTGCCCTAAGCACCTTCTTATGGGTGGGGAGGTCCGTATCACTGGCATTGCATACTCTTATTCAAGCGAGTTACTTGTCTCATACAATGACGAGCTTATCTACCTGTTCGAAAACTATATGGGTCTTGGTCCGAATCCTGAATCAACACAGCCAGAGCATTTGGACAAGCTCGAGCAGCTACAGTCATACTCTGGTCACAGAAATTTCAGAACTGTTAAAGGAGTCAGTTTCTTTGGACCCAATAATGAATATGTTTTGAGTGGGTCAGACTGCGGGCATGTGTTCATTTGGAGGAAAAAGGGAGGTGAAGTGATGAGGATCATGCGCGGTGATAAACATATTGTTAATTGCATCGAACCCCATCCGCATTTTCCCTTCCTAGCTACTAGTGGGATAGACAACACGATTAAGATTTGGACACCTTCGTCAAGCAAAGTGATGCAATTGCCTCAATATGCAAATAAA GTAATAGCTTCAAACTGGCGGGAGAGGCAATTCTATGCCTCCCGAGGAGAAGTGACACTTTCAGCTGACGTCATGATGCGTATCTTAAGATTGCAAAGTACACAATCTGAACTGTACGCAAATCATGAACCATCTGCTGCCGATTTCGCAACTGGTGGCGATGAGACTTTCTTCATTGGGCTTGGTGATGGTGATGGGAACCAAAGATCGAACTCTGATCCCAGGGAATGCATTGTGACATGA